The window CGCACCCGCGGCATCCTGCACCGCCTGCAGCAGGGGCCGCAGGGTCTGGACGGCCTGCAGCCCGCGCAGGCCCGGGGTGTTGGGCGACGACACGTTCACGGCGAGATAGTCGGCCAGCGGCGCCAAGGCAGTGGCGCTGCGCACGTAGTCGGCGGTCGCATCGGCGACGTCGACCACGCGGCTCTTGCCGATGTTCACTCCGATGACCGCGCGGTGCCGCGTGCTGCGGCGCAGGCGACGCAGACGGGATGCCGCGGCCTGGGCGCCGCGGTTGTTGAAGCCCATCCGGTTGATGACGGCGCGATCGGGGATCAATCGGAACAGGCGCGGTTTCGGATTGCCGTCCTGCGGGATAGCGGTGACGGTGCCCACCTCGACGTGCCCGAAGCCCAGGGCCGACAGTCCGCGCACCCCGACGACGTTCTTGTCGAAGCCGGCGGCCACTCCGAACGGCGAATCGAAGTCCAGACCCAGCACGCGGGTGCGCAGGGCGGGATCGGGCGCGGTCAGCGCACGAGTCGCCCAGGCGAATGGACGCACACCCAGCACGCGGATGACGATCATTCCGCAGTGGTGCGCGAACTCCGCATCCAGACGCGACAGCACCGTGCGGAAGAGGAAGGGGTACATCGTGCTCCGGTTCTCAGTCAGGCGCGGCCGTGGTCGGCGCGCAACTGGGCGATGGAGGCTTCGAAGTCCTCGAGGGAGTCGAAGGCCTGGTAGACGCTCGCGAACCGCAGGTAGGCGACCTCGTCGAGCTCACGCAGCGGCCCGAGGATCGCCAGCCCGATGTCGTTGGTCTCCAGCTGCGAGGCGCCGGTGCCGCGCAGCGTCTCTTCCACCTGCTGTGCGAGCATCGCCAGATCGTCTTCGGTCACCGGAC is drawn from Microbacterium protaetiae and contains these coding sequences:
- a CDS encoding quinone-dependent dihydroorotate dehydrogenase; its protein translation is MYPFLFRTVLSRLDAEFAHHCGMIVIRVLGVRPFAWATRALTAPDPALRTRVLGLDFDSPFGVAAGFDKNVVGVRGLSALGFGHVEVGTVTAIPQDGNPKPRLFRLIPDRAVINRMGFNNRGAQAAASRLRRLRRSTRHRAVIGVNIGKSRVVDVADATADYVRSATALAPLADYLAVNVSSPNTPGLRGLQAVQTLRPLLQAVQDAAGATPLLVKIAPDLPDDEIAAIATMAVDLGLAGIIVTNTTISRAGLSTDPALVAAAGEGGLSGAPLKQRALEVLRQVRAVVPREFAVIAAGGVETAADVTERLDAGADLVQGYTAFLYRGPFWARQINRGLSRSLSGRGAARA
- the nrdR gene encoding transcriptional regulator NrdR produces the protein MHCPFCRHPDSRVIDSRTSDDGLSIRRRRQCPECGRRFSTVETASLTVVKRSGVAEPFSREKVAAGVRKACQGRPVTEDDLAMLAQQVEETLRGTGASQLETNDIGLAILGPLRELDEVAYLRFASVYQAFDSLEDFEASIAQLRADHGRA